The nucleotide window CCCGGGCGCGACTACGAGATCCAGATGACGTGCCCCGAGTTTACCTGCCTCTGTCCAAAGACCGGTCAGCCGGACTTCGCGACCCTCACGCTCACCTATGTGCCGGACCGGTTGTGCATCGAACTGAAGTCGTTCAAGCTCTACCTCTGGTCCTTCCGGAATGAAGGTCACTTCCACGAGGCCGTTACCAACCGGATCATGGATGATCTCATCAAGGCCTGCCAGCCACGCTCCATGAAGCTGATCGCCGACTTCTACGTCCGCGGGGGTATCCATACGATCATTACCCTCGCACATCAGGCCAGCGAGCGTACATGACCTTTGCGGTCGGCCCTCGATTGTAAGGCCGTACCGGCCCAGTCTCCAAATCGATAGTAGTTTCGTCGCCTACCAGTAAGCTATCCGGAATCATTTTTCCCGAGGATTCCGTGATTCGACTTCATGCGTTGCAGTACTTCTCGCAACGATGCCGCCATCAGGGTTCGTATCAACATTACGATCATCTGAACTATCATCCGAGAGAGCGAGAAAATATTTGACATCGTACGCTTGGATAACCTAAGGTTTCTCTTTCTTCGGAGCATATGGGTACCCTGAGACGCAACCGATGCGGAATGTTATGCTGGAGTGGCTGTTTGAAAGTCTACATAACTGGGACAACCGATGCTGTGCAGGCGTGCCGGTTTCTGGACGCTCCTGAGGAGCGGGCCGATGACAAGAGTCATCTGGATCCTTGTGCTGACGTGGGGCCTGATCGTTGGGTTGGCTTACACTTCCGCTCTGGCCCAGCAACCCCCGCCTGACCTGACAGATCTCTCGCTCGAACAGTTGATGAGCGTCGAGATCACGTCGGTCTCCAAACGGGAGGAGCAGCTGTGGGAGAGCGCCGCAGCCGTCTCTGTCATTACCGGAGAAGATATCCGTCGCGCAGGGGTCAAGAGCATCCCGGAGGCGTTGCGCCTGGTACCTGGTATCCAGGTGGCCCAGTTCGGTTCAAACCGATGGGCCATCTCCGCTCGCGGTTTCAATGCTACGTTTTCGAATAAGCTCCTGGTCCTCATAGACGGGCGGACCGTGTACACGCCGCTGTTTGCTGGGGTCTTCTGGGACGTACAGGACACTCTCCTGGAGGATATCGACCGGATCGAGGTCATTCGCGGACCCGGTGGGACGCTCTGGGGTGCCAATGCGGTCAACGGCGTGATCAACGTTATCACGAAACAGGCAAAGACGACCCAGGGAGGCTACCTCGAGGTCGGCGGGGGAAACGAAGAGCGCGGGTTCGTAGGAACGCGCTACGGTGGACGAATAGGGGACAATCTCTTCTATCGGGGCTACTTCAAGTACGCGAATCACGATAACCTGGTGACCGCAACCGGTCGGGAGGCTGCCGATGACTGGAGGACATACCGAGGCGGCTTTCGACTTGACTGGGAGCCGTCTACCCGCGATACGGTGACGGTTCAGGGCGACCTGTACAAGGGCGATTTCGGCCAGACGCTTCCGATTCCCTCCCTGTCGCCTCCTTTTATGGTCAGCTCAGACAGTCGGGACGACTTTGCGGGAGGTAATTTCCTGACTCGCTGGAAACATAAGATGGCGGATCGTCGAGAGACAACCCTCCAGTTTTATT belongs to Candidatus Methylomirabilis tolerans and includes:
- the queF gene encoding preQ(1) synthase gives rise to the protein PGRDYEIQMTCPEFTCLCPKTGQPDFATLTLTYVPDRLCIELKSFKLYLWSFRNEGHFHEAVTNRIMDDLIKACQPRSMKLIADFYVRGGIHTIITLAHQASERT